One Phycisphaeraceae bacterium genomic window carries:
- a CDS encoding helix-turn-helix transcriptional regulator has product MRPDPLEPVFKALASPWRRTILDLLRDGPLSTGDLDAALPELSRFGVMQHLSVLEEANLIVARKEGRTRMNHLNAVPLRRVYERWVSRFEGHWAGALISLKDSLEAQDTPGDERRPPARPKTDTTDEAAPPVKGGRRRIDRGAGGNGGGASRARPGRSRDG; this is encoded by the coding sequence TTGAGACCCGACCCACTCGAACCCGTCTTCAAGGCCCTCGCCAGCCCATGGCGCAGGACCATCCTCGACCTGCTGCGCGACGGGCCCCTCTCGACGGGCGATCTCGACGCGGCACTGCCCGAACTCTCGCGCTTTGGGGTCATGCAGCACCTTTCGGTGCTCGAGGAGGCCAACCTGATCGTGGCGCGCAAGGAGGGGCGGACGAGGATGAACCACCTCAACGCCGTGCCCCTGCGCCGGGTCTACGAGCGCTGGGTCTCGCGATTCGAGGGGCACTGGGCCGGGGCGCTGATCTCTTTGAAAGACTCGCTGGAGGCGCAGGACACCCCGGGCGACGAGCGTCGCCCGCCCGCGCGTCCAAAGACGGATACCACCGACGAGGCCGCGCCCCCGGTCAAGGGCGGGCGTCGTCGGATAGACCGTGGGGCCGGGGGGAACGGGGGCGGCGCCTCGCGCGCACGCCCCGGGAGGTCGCGCGATGGATGA
- a CDS encoding SRPBCC domain-containing protein has product MTRILTLACALLVAAVAPPTLAQAPLLPSHEFRLDAPALETVRDIDAPPSEVWRVWTTAEGFQEVIGAHLECELRPGGKYEIHWAPTAPAGSRGSEGCVVLSFVPERTLSFTWNAPPNFASLRDDRTWVTVDLRPLPHGRTRMTITHLGFGEGEDWNTLRGYFVAAWNSVGAKIQQSFAKPADPSHDPKNGWVYMLRLSRPELMTATTQAEKDAFAGHSRYLSDLTKSGAVIVAGPCTGELQIGLVIFEAKDEASARAIMEGDPGVVGGVFTAELHPMRLSLVRDRDAR; this is encoded by the coding sequence ATGACACGCATCCTCACGCTCGCGTGCGCGCTGCTCGTCGCGGCGGTCGCCCCCCCGACGCTCGCGCAGGCGCCGCTCCTCCCCTCTCACGAGTTCCGCCTCGACGCGCCGGCCCTCGAAACCGTCCGCGACATCGACGCGCCGCCCTCCGAGGTCTGGCGCGTCTGGACCACAGCCGAGGGTTTCCAAGAGGTCATCGGCGCGCACCTCGAGTGCGAACTCAGGCCCGGGGGCAAGTACGAGATCCACTGGGCGCCGACCGCCCCGGCTGGCAGCCGCGGCAGCGAGGGCTGCGTCGTGCTCTCCTTCGTGCCCGAGCGCACGCTGTCATTCACCTGGAACGCGCCGCCCAACTTCGCGTCGCTGCGCGACGATCGCACCTGGGTGACGGTCGATCTGCGCCCGCTGCCCCACGGGCGAACACGCATGACCATCACGCACCTGGGCTTCGGCGAGGGCGAGGACTGGAACACGCTGCGCGGGTACTTCGTCGCGGCGTGGAACTCCGTCGGTGCGAAGATCCAGCAGAGCTTCGCGAAGCCGGCCGACCCCTCGCACGATCCGAAGAACGGCTGGGTGTACATGCTTCGGCTTTCGCGCCCCGAGTTGATGACCGCCACCACGCAGGCCGAGAAGGACGCCTTCGCCGGCCACAGCAGGTACCTGTCGGACCTCACGAAGTCGGGCGCCGTGATCGTCGCGGGGCCCTGCACGGGCGAGTTGCAGATCGGGCTGGTGATCTTCGAGGCGAAGGACGAAGCGTCGGCCCGGGCGATCATGGAGGGCGATCCCGGGGTCGTCGGGGGTGTTTTCACCGCCGAGCTGCACCCGATGCGACTCTCGCTCGTCCGCGACCGCGACGCGCGATGA
- the hutU gene encoding urocanate hydratase, which produces MSPAVLDTAKSASVARVVKAPHGVHRTCKTWQAEAALRMLMNNLDPEVAEDPANLVVYGGRGQAARSWEAFDAIVETLRRLEPDETLLVQSGKPVGVVKTHEDAPRVLIANSNLVPHWATQQHFDELARKGLIMYGQMTAGSWIYIGTQGILQGTYETYAECARREFEGTLKGTLNVTAGCGGMGGAQPLAITLNGGVCLIADIDRSKLARRTHDGYLDEILDDVDSAIDAAIDYCERHMGVSIGVPVNAVELLDRMIERDITPDTLTDQTSAHDPMSYVPAGLTIHEAEELRTAYPADYERLSLQTMRQHVELMVELQRRGAVTFDYGNNIRQRAYDEGFSDAFAFPGFVPAYIRPQFCEGRGPFRWAALSGNPQDIFVTDHALLKLFPEHEGLRRWILGCHSNPDALIAGDFDNCAPKFGFQGLPARICWLGYGERHKAGLLFNTLVAEGKVGAPIVIGRDHLDCGSVASPNRETEAMKDGTDAVSDWALLNAMVNVASGASWVSFHHGGGVGIGFSQHAGQVVVADGTPEAGRRIARVLTNDPAMGVFRHADAGYDEAWKAANERDVDIPMRPKGR; this is translated from the coding sequence ATGAGCCCTGCAGTCCTCGACACCGCCAAGTCCGCCTCCGTCGCCCGCGTCGTCAAGGCGCCCCACGGCGTGCATCGCACCTGCAAAACATGGCAAGCCGAAGCGGCGCTCCGCATGCTCATGAACAACCTCGACCCAGAGGTCGCCGAAGACCCCGCCAACCTCGTCGTCTACGGCGGGCGCGGCCAGGCGGCGCGCTCGTGGGAAGCGTTCGACGCCATCGTCGAAACACTCCGGCGCCTTGAGCCCGACGAAACGCTCCTCGTCCAGAGCGGAAAGCCCGTCGGCGTCGTCAAGACGCACGAAGACGCCCCGCGCGTCCTCATCGCCAACTCCAACCTCGTCCCCCACTGGGCCACCCAGCAGCACTTCGATGAACTCGCCCGCAAGGGCCTCATCATGTACGGCCAGATGACCGCCGGATCCTGGATCTACATCGGCACGCAGGGCATCCTCCAGGGAACCTACGAGACCTACGCCGAGTGCGCGCGGCGCGAGTTCGAAGGAACGCTGAAGGGCACGCTCAATGTCACCGCCGGCTGCGGCGGCATGGGCGGCGCACAGCCCCTCGCCATCACGCTCAACGGGGGCGTCTGCCTCATCGCCGACATCGACCGCTCCAAACTCGCGCGCCGCACCCACGACGGCTACCTCGACGAGATCCTCGACGATGTCGATTCCGCGATCGACGCCGCCATCGACTACTGCGAGCGCCACATGGGCGTCTCCATCGGTGTCCCGGTCAACGCCGTCGAACTCCTCGACCGCATGATCGAGCGCGACATCACCCCCGACACACTCACCGACCAGACCAGCGCGCACGACCCGATGAGTTATGTCCCCGCCGGGCTGACCATCCACGAGGCCGAGGAACTCCGCACCGCCTACCCCGCCGACTACGAACGACTCAGTCTCCAGACCATGCGCCAGCATGTCGAACTTATGGTCGAGCTGCAACGCCGCGGCGCCGTCACCTTCGACTACGGCAACAACATCCGCCAGCGCGCCTACGACGAGGGATTCAGCGACGCGTTCGCCTTCCCCGGGTTCGTCCCGGCGTACATCCGCCCCCAGTTCTGCGAGGGGCGAGGGCCCTTCCGCTGGGCCGCCCTCTCGGGCAACCCCCAGGACATCTTCGTCACCGACCACGCGCTGCTGAAACTCTTCCCCGAGCACGAGGGGCTCCGGCGCTGGATTCTCGGCTGCCACAGCAACCCCGACGCGCTGATCGCAGGCGACTTCGACAACTGCGCGCCCAAGTTCGGCTTCCAGGGACTCCCGGCGCGCATCTGCTGGCTGGGCTACGGCGAGCGCCACAAGGCGGGCCTGCTCTTCAACACCCTCGTCGCCGAGGGCAAGGTCGGCGCACCCATCGTCATCGGACGCGACCACCTCGACTGCGGCAGCGTCGCCTCGCCCAACCGCGAGACCGAGGCCATGAAGGACGGCACCGACGCCGTCTCCGACTGGGCCCTCCTCAACGCGATGGTCAATGTCGCCAGCGGCGCGTCCTGGGTCTCCTTCCACCACGGCGGCGGCGTGGGCATCGGCTTCTCCCAGCACGCCGGCCAGGTCGTCGTCGCCGACGGCACCCCCGAAGCCGGCCGACGCATCGCGCGCGTCCTCACCAACGACCCCGCCATGGGCGTCTTCCGCCACGCCGACGCCGGCTACGACGAGGCGTGGAAGGCCGCGAACGAGCGGGATGTGGATATCCCGATGCGCCCGAAGGGGCGGTGA
- a CDS encoding AhpC/TSA family protein, giving the protein MLTKVLTAALALSVSSLAIAQSAAPNTRNLDPETDKPGLAVGDKAPAGVALRTVENAEIDLESLWAEGPVVLTFYRGGWCPYCTKDLAKWEKRIDEIEKMGAAFVAITMEKPDLAQKTGAKHTPGTTILSDSTGDVSRAFRLAFTLDDKTVKTYKGYGIDLEKANASESWELPAPATYVIDRDGVIRYAWSSWDYTKRAPIAEVVEATRAVVQDAR; this is encoded by the coding sequence ATGCTGACCAAGGTTCTAACCGCCGCGCTCGCGCTGAGCGTCTCGTCGCTCGCGATCGCGCAGTCCGCCGCCCCGAACACGCGAAACCTCGACCCCGAGACCGACAAGCCCGGCCTCGCCGTGGGCGACAAGGCCCCCGCCGGCGTCGCGCTCCGCACCGTCGAGAACGCAGAGATCGACCTCGAATCCCTCTGGGCCGAGGGCCCCGTCGTCCTCACCTTCTACCGCGGCGGGTGGTGCCCCTACTGCACCAAAGACCTCGCCAAGTGGGAGAAGCGCATCGACGAGATCGAGAAGATGGGCGCCGCCTTCGTCGCCATCACGATGGAGAAGCCCGACCTCGCGCAGAAGACCGGCGCCAAGCACACGCCCGGCACGACGATCCTCTCCGACTCCACCGGCGATGTCAGCCGCGCCTTCCGACTCGCGTTCACCCTCGACGACAAGACCGTGAAGACGTACAAGGGCTACGGCATCGACCTCGAGAAGGCCAACGCCAGCGAGTCCTGGGAGCTCCCAGCCCCTGCGACCTACGTCATCGATCGCGACGGAGTCATCCGATACGCCTGGTCGAGCTGGGACTACACCAAGCGAGCCCCCATCGCCGAGGTCGTCGAAGCGACCCGCGCCGTCGTCCAGGACGCACGCTGA
- a CDS encoding SRPBCC domain-containing protein gives MDDLTKVLSIDINAPIEKVWHELTKQGEISRPMYNTALHVQGGTLTPGARLRYSNASGKNTFIVGEILEVDPPRRLVHTFVMTFGNDKPATVTWELEPRGGATRVTLTHVFAEPSKDNHKVAKGWTQILDLLKHELETGNVPVKTRMQYAMMGAMTFMLPKKTRTEQAELLDVRAR, from the coding sequence ATGGATGACTTGACGAAGGTGCTCTCAATCGACATCAACGCCCCGATCGAGAAGGTCTGGCACGAACTCACCAAGCAGGGCGAGATCTCGCGCCCCATGTACAACACCGCCCTGCATGTGCAGGGCGGCACGCTCACTCCCGGCGCGCGCCTGCGCTACAGCAACGCCAGCGGGAAGAACACCTTCATCGTGGGCGAGATCCTCGAGGTCGACCCGCCGCGACGACTCGTGCACACCTTCGTCATGACCTTCGGCAACGACAAGCCGGCGACCGTGACCTGGGAACTCGAGCCCCGCGGCGGCGCCACGCGCGTCACCCTCACCCATGTCTTCGCCGAGCCGAGCAAGGACAACCACAAGGTCGCCAAGGGCTGGACGCAGATCCTCGATCTGCTCAAGCACGAACTCGAAACCGGCAATGTCCCGGTCAAGACGCGCATGCAGTACGCCATGATGGGCGCGATGACCTTCATGCTCCCGAAGAAGACCCGCACCGAGCAGGCCGAACTGCTCGATGTCCGCGCCCGCTGA
- a CDS encoding type 1 glutamine amidotransferase, translating into MAILVFQHDATNTAGRLGVTLRDHGLRIDVRQLFRGDAVPPDLDGVEGIVSLGGRPNVDDPREDHPWMDEELSLLREGHERGIPVVGVCLGHQMIAAALGGTVERSAKQAFGFLPLSIGPAGHTDEVLSGVAWDSPQFYCNTREVTALPPGAVTLASTPRCKNSIVRFGARTYGFQHHFELDREGVARFVREGKQSFYDNGLTFDDVNRQAERDYPMFARLSDRVCVNLVTYLFVPDFVRRV; encoded by the coding sequence ATGGCCATCCTCGTCTTTCAGCACGACGCGACCAACACCGCCGGCCGGCTCGGCGTCACCCTGCGCGACCACGGGCTCCGGATCGATGTCCGCCAGCTTTTCCGCGGCGATGCGGTCCCCCCGGACCTCGACGGCGTCGAGGGCATCGTGTCGCTGGGCGGCAGGCCGAACGTCGATGACCCGCGAGAGGATCACCCGTGGATGGACGAGGAGCTCTCGCTCCTGCGCGAGGGCCACGAGCGCGGCATCCCGGTCGTGGGGGTGTGCCTGGGGCACCAGATGATCGCCGCGGCGCTCGGGGGCACTGTCGAGAGATCCGCCAAGCAGGCGTTCGGGTTCCTGCCCCTGTCGATCGGGCCCGCCGGGCACACCGACGAGGTCCTCAGCGGCGTGGCGTGGGACTCCCCCCAGTTCTACTGCAACACGCGCGAGGTCACGGCGCTGCCCCCGGGCGCCGTCACGCTGGCGTCCACGCCCCGGTGCAAAAACTCGATCGTGCGTTTCGGCGCCCGGACCTACGGCTTCCAGCACCACTTCGAGCTCGACCGCGAGGGCGTCGCGCGGTTCGTTCGCGAGGGCAAGCAGTCGTTCTACGACAACGGGCTGACCTTCGACGACGTGAACCGGCAGGCGGAGCGTGACTACCCGATGTTCGCGCGCCTCAGCGATCGCGTCTGCGTGAACCTCGTGACATACCTTTTCGTGCCCGATTTCGTGCGCAGAGTGTGA
- the speA gene encoding biosynthetic arginine decarboxylase: MTTIPAPLGAKAEQPQSLSEWTADDAANLYGLPGWGLGYFGVSKRGTVVVNPRRDRGASVDLFGLIEGLAQRGVHTPVLVRFDDIVKDRAQRLHSSFKRAMADQEYKGGYSCVYPIKVNQQKHVVELVRDVGEPLGFGLEAGSKPELLAVLALTENRPHMPVVCNGFKDDEYIEMVVLAAKLGRNIIPVVEKYSELEMLVKHAKRYGVKPKLGVRVKIDSRGVGRWGESAGSRSKFGLFISEILRGMDYLRENDMLGCLRMIHFHMGSQICDIRNLKNALNELAHIYTEMRRLGASSLDIIDIGGGLGVDYDGSQSSSDSSMNYTIEEYASDVIYRIKSVCDDAKAPHPMIISESGRALVAHSSVLVFDVRGSSRFDKDPAPDELDAAMAAEEEVPQPIIDLIQASQDLSDKNILETYHDALQARDEAMSLFGLGYISLPMRAIAERLFWSVGRKILERVATRQELPDELQDLPDIMSDIYFCNMSIFQSMPDSWAIDQLFPILPIHRLTERPMRRGILADITCDSDGKIDNFVDKRDVKKTLELHDLKPGEPYYLAAFLVGAYQEILGDLHNLLADTHTVHVSIDDDGDMSIDEVVRGDTVSTALSYVQFDQNELKRSVRRDVERAVKRGDMSITESTALLRFYEDGLAGYTYLED; the protein is encoded by the coding sequence ATGACGACGATTCCCGCGCCGCTCGGCGCCAAGGCCGAGCAGCCCCAGTCTCTGTCCGAATGGACGGCCGATGACGCTGCGAATCTGTACGGCCTGCCCGGGTGGGGCCTTGGGTACTTCGGGGTCAGCAAGCGCGGGACGGTGGTGGTGAACCCGAGGCGCGACCGCGGCGCGTCGGTGGACTTGTTCGGGCTGATCGAGGGCTTGGCGCAGCGCGGCGTGCACACGCCTGTGCTTGTGCGTTTCGACGACATCGTGAAGGACCGCGCGCAGCGCCTGCACTCGTCGTTCAAACGCGCGATGGCCGATCAGGAGTACAAGGGCGGGTATTCCTGCGTGTACCCCATCAAGGTCAACCAGCAGAAGCACGTCGTCGAGCTCGTGCGCGACGTGGGCGAGCCCCTGGGCTTCGGCCTCGAGGCCGGCTCCAAGCCCGAGCTGCTCGCGGTCCTCGCGCTCACCGAGAACCGGCCCCACATGCCCGTGGTCTGCAACGGCTTCAAGGACGACGAGTACATCGAGATGGTCGTGCTCGCCGCCAAGCTCGGGCGCAACATCATCCCCGTCGTCGAGAAGTACAGCGAGCTCGAGATGCTCGTGAAGCACGCGAAGCGCTACGGCGTCAAGCCCAAGCTGGGCGTGCGCGTCAAGATCGACTCGCGCGGCGTCGGGCGCTGGGGCGAGTCCGCCGGCTCGCGATCCAAGTTCGGGCTCTTCATCAGCGAGATCCTGCGCGGGATGGACTACCTGCGCGAGAACGACATGCTCGGCTGCCTGCGCATGATCCACTTCCACATGGGGAGCCAGATCTGCGACATCCGCAACCTCAAGAACGCGCTCAACGAGCTCGCGCACATATACACCGAGATGCGCCGCCTCGGCGCGTCCTCGCTCGACATCATCGACATCGGCGGCGGGCTGGGCGTCGACTACGACGGCTCGCAGAGCTCGTCGGACTCGTCGATGAACTACACCATCGAGGAATACGCGTCCGACGTGATCTATCGCATCAAGAGCGTCTGTGACGACGCCAAGGCGCCCCACCCGATGATCATCAGCGAGTCGGGTCGCGCCCTCGTGGCGCACTCGAGCGTGCTGGTGTTCGACGTGCGCGGGTCGTCGCGCTTCGACAAGGACCCGGCGCCCGACGAGCTCGACGCCGCGATGGCGGCGGAGGAAGAGGTCCCCCAGCCGATCATCGATCTCATCCAGGCGTCGCAGGACCTGTCCGACAAGAACATCCTCGAGACCTACCACGACGCGCTGCAGGCGCGCGACGAGGCGATGAGTCTGTTCGGGCTCGGCTACATCTCGCTCCCGATGCGCGCCATCGCCGAGCGTCTGTTCTGGTCGGTCGGGCGCAAGATCCTCGAGCGCGTCGCGACGAGGCAGGAGCTGCCCGACGAGCTCCAGGACCTGCCCGACATCATGAGCGACATCTATTTCTGCAACATGTCGATCTTCCAGTCCATGCCCGACTCGTGGGCCATCGACCAGCTGTTCCCGATCCTGCCCATCCACCGCCTGACCGAGCGCCCGATGCGGCGCGGCATCCTGGCCGACATCACCTGCGACTCGGACGGCAAGATCGACAACTTCGTCGACAAGCGCGACGTCAAGAAAACCCTCGAGCTGCACGACCTGAAGCCGGGCGAGCCGTACTACCTCGCCGCGTTCCTGGTCGGGGCGTATCAGGAGATCCTGGGCGACCTGCACAACCTCCTCGCCGACACGCACACCGTGCATGTCTCCATCGACGACGACGGGGACATGTCGATCGACGAGGTCGTGCGAGGCGACACGGTGTCCACGGCGCTGTCGTACGTGCAGTTCGACCAGAACGAGCTGAAGCGCTCGGTCCGGCGCGATGTCGAGCGCGCCGTCAAGCGGGGCGACATGAGCATCACCGAGTCCACCGCCCTCCTGCGCTTCTACGAGGACGGGCTGGCGGGGTACACCTACCTCGAGGACTGA
- a CDS encoding formimidoylglutamase, whose product MERIVPFTTPPAWPAIRPGRFASHIRTDTPEGCRVALLGLPDDLGVRLNHGRPGAKEGPTALRRVLASFGADHDYQRAAAMDIAVYDAGDIEPVRADSEAALHETHDRVTRAVRELHEMGLVTICVGGGHDLTFPSVRALSQHYRSPVGGVNIDPHLDVRETVGSGMPYRAAIEGGFLDPQRFVEFGVGRFSNSAEHIEYLRARSAALIGVEKARDFKAAIPVAFDRAFPAGKADPGFVSLDLDVIDGASAPGVSAVNPDGLSVDRVLKVLERAGEHPAVKHFDIMELSPPNDIADRTARVAALCLLTFLAGFAERPS is encoded by the coding sequence ATGGAGCGAATCGTCCCCTTCACCACGCCCCCGGCCTGGCCCGCGATCCGGCCCGGCCGGTTCGCGTCGCACATACGGACTGACACCCCTGAGGGCTGCCGCGTCGCGCTGCTCGGCCTGCCCGACGACCTTGGCGTGCGTCTGAACCACGGACGCCCCGGCGCGAAGGAGGGCCCGACGGCGCTGCGCAGGGTCCTCGCGTCCTTCGGCGCCGACCACGACTACCAGCGCGCCGCCGCGATGGACATCGCGGTCTACGACGCCGGCGACATCGAGCCGGTGCGCGCCGATTCGGAAGCGGCGCTGCACGAAACGCACGACCGCGTGACACGCGCCGTGCGCGAACTGCACGAGATGGGCCTGGTCACGATCTGCGTCGGGGGCGGGCACGACCTGACCTTCCCCTCGGTCCGCGCGCTCTCGCAGCACTACCGCTCCCCGGTCGGGGGCGTCAACATCGACCCGCACCTCGATGTGCGCGAGACGGTCGGATCGGGCATGCCCTACCGGGCCGCGATCGAGGGCGGGTTTCTTGATCCGCAGCGCTTCGTCGAGTTCGGCGTGGGTCGCTTCAGCAACAGCGCCGAGCACATCGAGTACCTGCGCGCGCGCAGCGCGGCGCTCATCGGCGTCGAGAAAGCGCGCGACTTCAAGGCCGCGATCCCCGTCGCGTTCGACCGCGCCTTCCCGGCAGGCAAGGCCGACCCCGGCTTCGTCTCGCTCGACCTCGATGTCATCGACGGCGCGTCCGCCCCGGGCGTGAGCGCCGTCAACCCCGACGGGCTCTCCGTCGATCGCGTCCTCAAGGTGCTCGAGCGCGCCGGCGAGCACCCGGCGGTGAAGCACTTCGACATCATGGAACTCAGCCCGCCCAACGACATCGCCGACCGCACGGCGCGCGTCGCGGCCCTGTGCCTGCTCACCTTCCTCGCCGGCTTCGCGGAGCGCCCCTCGTGA
- a CDS encoding GTP cyclohydrolase I FolE2, producing MVTTKTPPAPGAPGAPGVIPDVQSKRDERRIAIDRVGVKGVTYPLVLHTPDGGEQPTVASINMYVSLPHHQKGTHMSRFLEVLNEHNSAPIKPENIPQIARSVKERLEAEQAHIELAFTYFIKKFAPVTKMPGLMDYKVTFECTSNSHDDFIIGVKAPATSLCPCSKEISRYGAHNQRCEIEAKVRFRGSLWIEDVATMIEESASEQVYAVLKRPDEKYVTEKAYENPKFVEDIVRDLAIRLDDEDRIVWYSITSENFESIHSHNAYAMITRDKREGIARR from the coding sequence ATGGTCACGACGAAGACCCCTCCCGCCCCCGGCGCCCCCGGCGCCCCCGGTGTCATCCCCGACGTCCAGAGCAAGCGAGACGAGCGGCGGATCGCCATCGACCGCGTGGGCGTGAAGGGCGTGACCTACCCCCTCGTGCTGCACACCCCCGATGGGGGCGAGCAGCCCACCGTCGCCTCCATCAATATGTACGTGTCTCTGCCCCATCACCAGAAGGGCACGCACATGAGCCGCTTCCTGGAGGTGCTCAACGAGCACAACTCGGCGCCGATCAAGCCCGAGAACATCCCCCAGATCGCGCGCAGCGTGAAGGAGCGGCTCGAGGCCGAGCAGGCGCACATCGAGCTCGCGTTCACCTACTTCATCAAGAAGTTCGCGCCCGTCACGAAGATGCCGGGGCTTATGGACTACAAGGTCACCTTCGAGTGCACCTCGAACAGCCACGATGACTTCATCATCGGCGTCAAGGCGCCCGCGACGAGTCTGTGCCCGTGCTCGAAGGAGATCAGTCGCTACGGCGCGCACAACCAGCGATGCGAGATCGAGGCCAAGGTCCGCTTCCGGGGCTCGCTGTGGATCGAGGACGTGGCGACGATGATCGAAGAGTCGGCGAGCGAGCAGGTCTATGCCGTGCTGAAGCGCCCCGACGAGAAGTATGTCACCGAGAAGGCGTACGAGAATCCGAAGTTCGTCGAGGACATCGTGCGCGATCTGGCGATCCGGCTGGACGACGAGGACCGCATCGTGTGGTACTCGATCACCAGCGAGAACTTCGAGTCGATCCACAGCCACAACGCCTACGCGATGATCACGCGCGACAAGCGAGAGGGCATCGCCCGGCGCTGA
- a CDS encoding histidine ammonia-lyase yields MPTKVTLTGQPLTPAQVEAVARRGATLGVSDEALGLIERSRQALERESRTGEPLYGVNTGFGKFARQRIPDAELRDLQRNLVRSHASAVGEPLPVETVRAMLTILAASLCRGRSGVRPVTVRRLVAAINAGVTPVVPSIGSVGASGDLAPLAHAILALMGEAEVIYDDQRMPGDRALEHAGLEPIDLEAKEGLALLNGTHLMAAEGALLLNDIDRLLNAALCACAMSIDGARATDAFLDPRVYVARNQPGPERVAMRLRELLSGSQIVRAHKDDDPRVQDPYSFRCAPIVLGAALDLIDHARGCIERELGAVTDNPLVFDGPGDPARGEAPTTIVSAGCFHGMPIALALDTLPIALAHIAGIAERRVYFITGASDDQNPLPMFLSPKPGLHSGLMIPQYAAAACVNELVGLANPASVANVPTCAGTEDYNSYGPRSAAKARRAVELAEHVVSVELLTAAEAIEHQRPLRSGEGVERTHAVIRERVPKLDADRSLAPDLAAIRSMIRAGRFSE; encoded by the coding sequence ATGCCCACCAAGGTCACGCTCACCGGTCAGCCCCTCACGCCAGCCCAGGTCGAAGCGGTCGCACGCCGGGGGGCGACCCTGGGCGTCTCCGACGAGGCCCTCGGCTTGATCGAGCGCTCTCGCCAGGCGCTCGAGCGCGAATCGCGCACCGGCGAGCCCCTCTACGGCGTCAACACCGGCTTCGGGAAGTTCGCGCGCCAGCGCATCCCCGACGCCGAGCTGCGAGACCTCCAGCGCAACCTCGTGCGAAGCCACGCCAGCGCCGTCGGCGAGCCGCTCCCGGTCGAGACCGTCCGCGCCATGCTCACCATCCTGGCGGCGTCGCTCTGCCGGGGGCGATCCGGCGTGCGACCCGTGACCGTCCGGCGCCTCGTCGCGGCGATCAACGCCGGCGTCACCCCCGTCGTCCCGTCGATCGGGTCCGTCGGCGCGTCGGGAGACCTCGCGCCGCTCGCGCACGCGATCCTCGCGCTCATGGGCGAGGCCGAGGTGATCTACGACGACCAGCGCATGCCCGGGGACCGCGCCCTCGAGCACGCCGGACTCGAACCCATCGACCTCGAAGCCAAAGAAGGCCTCGCGCTGCTCAACGGCACGCACCTCATGGCCGCCGAGGGCGCGCTGCTCCTCAACGACATCGACCGCCTGCTCAACGCGGCCCTGTGCGCATGCGCGATGTCCATCGACGGCGCGCGCGCCACCGACGCCTTCCTCGACCCGCGCGTCTATGTCGCGCGCAACCAGCCCGGGCCCGAGCGCGTCGCCATGCGCCTGCGCGAACTCCTCTCCGGCAGTCAGATCGTGCGCGCGCACAAGGACGATGATCCGCGCGTGCAAGATCCTTATTCCTTCCGATGCGCGCCCATCGTCCTCGGCGCAGCGCTCGACCTCATCGACCACGCGCGCGGCTGCATCGAACGCGAACTCGGCGCTGTCACCGACAACCCACTCGTCTTCGACGGGCCGGGCGACCCCGCCAGGGGCGAGGCCCCCACCACCATCGTCTCTGCCGGGTGCTTCCATGGAATGCCGATCGCCCTCGCGCTCGACACCCTCCCCATCGCGCTCGCCCACATCGCGGGCATCGCCGAGCGCCGCGTCTATTTCATCACCGGCGCCTCCGACGACCAGAACCCCCTCCCCATGTTCCTCAGCCCAAAACCCGGGCTCCACAGCGGGCTGATGATCCCCCAGTACGCCGCCGCCGCCTGCGTCAACGAGCTCGTCGGGCTCGCCAACCCCGCCAGCGTCGCCAATGTCCCCACCTGCGCAGGCACCGAGGATTACAACTCCTACGGCCCGCGCTCCGCCGCCAAGGCACGGCGCGCCGTCGAACTCGCCGAGCATGTCGTCAGCGTCGAGCTCCTCACCGCCGCCGAAGCCATCGAGCACCAGCGACCGCTCCGCTCGGGCGAGGGCGTCGAGCGCACGCACGCGGTCATCCGCGAACGGGTCCCGAAACTGGACGCCGACCGCTCGCTGGCGCCCGACCTCGCCGCGATCCGCTCCATGATCAGAGCGGGACGCTTCTCGGAATAA